In a single window of the Terriglobus roseus genome:
- a CDS encoding pyridoxamine 5'-phosphate oxidase family protein encodes MALYPASRRCRWLREASRTRSVGFADLRGNKQYISLGNLEHDARVALFFMDYPNQTRLKILGRVEIHENDSESATLIDRLRTADPKDIPERAILIHIEGFDWNCPQHITPRYTAEELQPALRRLQDRLAVLDAENAELRATIEAAARP; translated from the coding sequence TTGGCCTTATATCCAGCATCGCGGCGGTGCCGCTGGCTTCGTGAAGCTTCTCGCACCCGATCTGTCGGCTTCGCGGACCTGCGAGGCAACAAGCAGTACATCTCGCTTGGCAACCTAGAGCACGACGCGCGTGTAGCACTCTTCTTCATGGACTACCCAAACCAGACGCGGTTGAAGATCCTTGGCCGCGTCGAGATTCACGAAAACGACTCCGAATCTGCCACGCTGATCGACCGCCTGCGCACCGCCGATCCGAAGGACATTCCCGAGCGCGCCATCCTCATACATATCGAGGGCTTCGACTGGAACTGCCCTCAGCACATCACTCCGCGGTACACGGCAGAAGAGTTGCAGCCGGCTCTCCGCCGCTTGCAAGACCGCCTAGCCGTGCTCGATGCTGAGAACGCAGAACTTCGCGCCACGATCGAAGCTGCCGCTCGTCCATAG